The following coding sequences are from one Sciurus carolinensis chromosome 11, mSciCar1.2, whole genome shotgun sequence window:
- the LOC124958437 gene encoding multifunctional methyltransferase subunit TRM112-like protein, translating into MAAAVTLGSCFTHLQAGRRQRLRRRRHQSGGPRSAHAPRELPRASGRAPRRRRTGDGEGREGAQVERPPGPRGSPTRLLTHNHLCGVGPRGFPLRLQATEVRINPVEFNPDFVARMIPKVEWAALLEAADTLHLVEVPKEPIEGYDNDETFLRKMHHVLLEVDVLEGTLQCPESGRLFPISRGIPNMLLNDEETET; encoded by the exons ATGGCGGCGGCGGTGACCCTCGGCTCCTGCTTCACACACCTGCAGGCAGGGAGGCGGCAACGGCTGCGGCGGCGGCGACACCAGAGCGGCGGGCCTCGCAGTGCGCATGCGCCCCGAGAGCTCCCCCGCGCGTCCGGGCGGGCACCGCGCCGGCGCAGAACGGGAGATGGCGAGGGGAGAGAAGGCGCGCAGGTGGAGCGCCCGCCAGGCCCGCGAGGGTCTCCGACCA GGCTGCTCACCCACAATCACCTGTGCGGGGTGGGGCCTCGTGGCTTCCCCCTGCGCCTCCAG gccaCCGAAGTCCGAATCAACCCCGTGGAGTTCAACCCCGACTTCGTGGCGCGGATGATACCCAAGGTGGAGTGGGCGGCGCTTCTGGAGGCGGCGGACACC TTGCACCTGGTGGAGGTCCCCAAAGAGCCGATCGAGGGCTATGACAACGACGAGACGTTTCTGAGAAAGATGCACCACGTGCTGCTGGAG GTGGACGTGCTGGAGGGCACCCTGCAATGCCCGGAGTCTGGACGTCTGTTCCCCATCAGCCGCGGGATCCCCAACATGCTGCTGAATGACGAGGAAACCGAGACTTAG